AGCATGAATAAAAAGTTTACCTCGTATTTCACAGGTATGGTGGCTTTAACCCTGTGTACGAAGATCCAAAGTCTGCAGAGAATGTGCTGCGAATCTTGTTGACCACGCAGGATGGAAGCGCGACCCTCACATTCTTCCCAAGATAGCCCCAGCACCAACGCACGAGTTGTCTGTAGGCAATGTAGCGAAATTTCCTGCACAAGATTATAAGATAGAAGACATTATCAATTTCTCTGTTACTCAAAAACGTAACAAGGTGACATAGTTTTCATATTGACTTTGCAATCTCACGGAATAAATAGTACACATACTCATGTGCTGTATGATTGTCCTGGCCATGCTGTTGTCTATATGCATAATACGCAGTTTCAAGGACCCAGACATCAAGGCAGTTCGACTGAAATCCTAGGTGCTCTGTAATACAGGACATTTGCACGTCAGGTCTCTGGTCTTCCACCTTCTGCCAAATTTGCCCGATTTCTCCACAACAAACGCTCTTATGAACTGTGGGCATTGGCTGGCACATTCCACATTGGCACctagaaaatggaaaatggcgaaataaaaattaaaacatcaacAGAAACGAATTGATGTCATTCATGCCAAATGTAAATAAAACACTAAAGGATGTGGacgaaatgaaaagagaaacaATTACCTGTCTGTGTTCCCCAAGTGATTCGTTGCACTCTCCGTCTGTTCCTTGTGATTGTTTATTCTTTCACACTTCACATTACGACGGATTCTACATGGTTTAAAACGATAAGGATGAGGCCCAACATCCATGGAAGCTACTGAGGTTTCACCAACGTCACTGTCATAGAAATTGCATTCATTTTCGCTGGTTACATCGGATAAAAACTCCTCTGAACTAGTGCCATCAGCACAAGCAGCCATAATTTTCTCTATTTATGTTCCACTGCTGACGTCACAAACACCCACTATTGTTTTACCCGGAAGTGAATCCTCACCCTAAATATTTCGAATTGAccaaaataaatagcaaaacgTTTTTCACTACCACATTAAGcgacaaatgaaaaaaagtcgTATTTTTAGGTTTACATGCTCTTTAAAACTGTGAGTTCTCGCTTACGGAACCCCGTTTTGAAATACCCAACCTTTTTTTAGCGTCGCTTGACTGCATTTAATAGAAAAACTAGGTGTGCAAAAAACTTCTTTTTCTAACTAgaaacaaagctcgttaaggatactttgtgggcgaaatatcaaacaaaagccttattagtgacttaaaaacaaaaattggtgATAAAGCGTTCTTTGTTCTGATGAATCGAGTGCACTCTTTTGTGGCCAAGAACTGGGCTCGGTGGCAGGTAACTGGGCCCACGAACGAAGCctccattttcgttattactcgGGAGAAAACAGCATTGAGAAGTCGATAGCTTTACATGTGTAAACTCAATGCTAAAGCTAGTTGTCTGTGAAATTTCAAATCCTTACGGCTATTCCAAGATAAGAAATAaaagtttacgttttttgtggccgagaactgggccccatacCGTATGATGAAGAACGATGGAGACAACAAAAGTGCCTTTTGTTGTTTAAATCGTATGAAAATGATGACCCATTTATACATAATTTACATGGAGTGACTCACCTCTTCAACTGAAAGTCCTGTGAGCTTGGCCATGGTTGAGGCACGAAGCGACTCCGGAAGGACGGACAGCTCAGCAAGATACGAAGAGACGAACGAGAGCAGTTCTTACTCATAATTTGCCGTTAGGAAAGCTTTTATAACTTTGGGCGGAAGCCTTAAACTGTCCATAGTCAGCTTTGAAGAGCACAGTGTTCTGAAGGCTCCAAGAAGAGCATCCTCAGTTCCCAAAGATTCGTCCACCTCTCTGGGGATCTCATCGACAAAGCCAGAAGGGTCGCAAGAACGCTTGACAGCTTTCCGCGGTGGTATATATATGTGAccatccacgggaaaaccaacaaaaaggtgatgacatgGGCACGCGTGAATGACACGGCACGCTGAGCGTGACATACAACACGCCATatgcgcatatttaatgagtagcacaatagatgtcacggtggcttttgttgtgcacactgatacactccaaaccttttgtttagcgtGGCGTGTTGCGTGTCAGATGAGTGCCAAAACAGGCACCGTAAAATTGAAGAAGTAATGGaaacgaaattcgtcgaaattcgtcctttgttctcgcgaattttccacgaaaagtcATCGAATTTTCGAACGATTTTTCGTAAGGTTTGAAGCGAAAAATTCACAATctttctcgaaaattcgagatagcgaaattcgaagtagcgaattttcgaggtaaccaaacgaaaattcgagataacaaaatttgaatttgaattcgatattttttcgtcgaaaagccaggaaaagccgcgaatttcggcgaaatacgtttgcattacttttgcacaatactgtattctGCGGGATTTTTCAGCTATTTCCGCAGGTAAGTCGGCCCTCACTCGGCTTTGGGAGTAGCGTGTTTATATACTTGGTTTTTTAGCGAGCGTTTTGGCGCAGCTGTCGTGCAATTTCACTCACTCCGTGTCTTTTTACGCGGTGCTCGATTTCAGTTTTGCTGACACgctcttttgtttggtataacacgctctattgtttacaacttgtagtatcagacacaagaaaattttaatgaggcgtgcattacgacacggcactcccgtgttaaagaaaatttcttttgtctagcgtgctaaaatagcgtgcccgtgtcatcacctttttgttggttttcccgtggacggtcacatatatatatatatatatatataaatatatatataaatatatatatatatacaaaaaataCTTAGCAAGACAAAAACTGTATTTAAagaaaagctttcttaaaaatggccGCAAAACAACGGCCTTCCAAAAGAAGTAACAAATCGTGCCATGGGATAATTTGAGGACACCAACGAAAGTAATTCAGGAAAATCACTTCTGTCAGCACCAACCCAAGTGACGGTGGTCGTAGCAGGGTTACAAAACGATTTGAAAACAGAGTTAAgaggatttttgaaaaatgttttgccacaATTAGCCAAACCTGCCAACAAGATATTGCGATATTTGCCACGTCCTTCATACATCAAAATTCGAACTGCCTCTGGGAATTCATCCAGGTTAATCTCATTTCTACAAAGAACTTGCTCAGCCATAGTCAACCATCGGCCATCACACCCTCCTACACGTTTTACCGAGTTTACTGTACAGCAACTCGATTCAGGTCATTTTCGATCGGGCCAGATCACCTTCTGCCTTCTCCATTTCCCAGCCTACAAAGACAGCTTCTTCAACAGCCTTGCCGCCCCTGTTTGCTATAAACTCCGCGAGATCAGTTCTTGTTTCTGCTGGTTGGCAAATGCTAGCAACTCCAAACGTGTTTTGATTTCCTTCTCCACAGCCAGTTGTGATACTTCAAAGATTTTTTGTCTTCTACCTGCCTGATTTGCACTGCACACATTGCTCGTGATAGGAGCGCCAATTCTACCCAGATCTGGATGGTTTTCAGACTGAAATGCTGACTGGTTCagctctctttgttttaatgtcccagtgggggaataataatgagcttgccctccagcatgtcggattttgtaccatgtgatcgttagttgcaaaaggcctattctgaCAGAATCGGAAACTTGCGTCATTGGGGTAAGAGCAATTTGGACATTAAACTGTGGAAATTATGCAAATGGCCGGTCACACTATTAGTTGGCTCTGTATACTTGTTCAGATTCTGGCTTTGATAGCAGTCTTGGAGTCTTCAAGTTACCAATACGAGTGTCCATAGCTGGAAACTTTTGGAAAGATTGCTGGTAATTTGCAAACCTGTCGTATTTGCAACGATTTTAGCAGAGTTTTCTTAACTTCAAGGATTCAATTCAACCGTATCAACGCCTCATCTCATTGGAATGTTTCAACTCCAGCTTTAAAGACCACCAAACCTGGCTCTGTGCTCTTGGCTTTGCCTGATAAATTATTCTGGTCAGACTTAACCATGCATAAGGACGTTCAGAAAAATCCTGGACCAGGAGTTGATGCGAATTgtccgggaggcccacgccttaaccacgtaaatcacctcttcgatggctgtgttgccagcatggttgtcctggtggtgtagtggtgatcacacccgactagtaatggggggacgtgggttcaaatcccgctcagggcaaattttctttcaaaacatttattcagttaaaaatatgattatttggggtgtgcattgtcagggtttctctcctacactttctctctctctctctctctctctctctctctctctatatatatatatatatatatatatatagttcaatgaatgggactagtcgtttgacatttgcctacaggcctgtttcgtggaggctttaggcttccactcttcagggcttttttaattaaactgtgtgttgcctgcagtatttataattggtcatctttccacataTGTGCATACAAAAAATTCACGATGTCATTTGtgggtgtagagcactcttcgtaggataaacttggacacatcataaggtatatatatatatatatatatatgaagtttgaaatgaccaaggacggacaacccctggaagacattttcattgggagaaaaactttttatgccctgagcgggatttgaacccacgtccccatgattaccggttgg
The sequence above is a segment of the Montipora foliosa isolate CH-2021 chromosome 2, ASM3666993v2, whole genome shotgun sequence genome. Coding sequences within it:
- the LOC137991393 gene encoding uncharacterized protein, with translation MAACADGTSSEEFLSDVTSENECNFYDSDVGETSVASMDVGPHPYRFKPCRIRRNVKCERINNHKEQTESATNHLGNTDRCQCGMCQPMPTVHKSVCCGEIGQIWQKVEDQRPDVQMSCITEHLGFQSNCLDVWVLETAYYAYRQQHGQDNHTAHEKFRYIAYRQLVRWCWGYLGKNVRVALPSCVVNKIRSTFSADFGSSYTGLKPPYL